Proteins encoded within one genomic window of Camelina sativa cultivar DH55 chromosome 19, Cs, whole genome shotgun sequence:
- the LOC104763833 gene encoding aldose 1-epimerase-like, with the protein MVRISVLWVLVILVTIGVMVSVSFADNNEVKSTDLKKVKGEETDRSISKVNTDHDDEDKDGDDHDDDDDHGNDDHDNDNNNDNDGEDGDDNEDDGDNEDDGDGDGDEDDDDEEKKTLGVHELKKGNLTVKFTNRGASIMSLLFPNKHGIVEDIVLGYDSVSDDTNDAVFCGATVARVGNTREKTVTNDGGKKGSGDVIWTVKTHNHNSKKPYIVFTYTTPDHGDHQGKLEVSVTYKLVGENKLKMVMEAKAKEKATPVNLVHRSYWNLGGRRHNDGDIYSEEIQILGSGYAHLDDNLTPTGKILSVKGTPYDFRQLRPIEANMLKTGFGINYCLDGVANKMRKVVELVDKKSKIRMELSTDQSGLRFYTGGRSTNNKGNNGSVRKAYSGLCLESHAINYKYLPLQMVEPGKNNYKHTMLFKFSIVP; encoded by the exons atggtTAGGATTTCAGTTTTATgggttttggttattttggtcACAATAGGAGTCATGGTTAGTGTCTCATTCGCTGATAACAATGAAGTGAAATCAACTGATTTGAAGAAAGTCAAAGGAGAAGAAACTGATCGTTCCATTAGTAAGGTAAATACTGATCACGATGATGAAGACAAAGATGGTGATGAtcatgacgatgatgatgatcatggcAATGACGATCATGATAATGATAACAATAACGATAACGACGGAGAAGATGGCGATGATAATGAAGATGACGGTgataatgaagatgatggtgatggtgatggtgatgaagatgatgacgatgaagaaaagaagacgTTGGGGGTACACGAGCTAAAGAAGGGGAATCTAACGGTCAAATTTACAAACAGGGGTGCTTCTATCATGTCTCTCCTTTTCCCTAATAAACATG GAATAGTTGAGGACATTGTTCTTGGATACGACAGCGTTAGTGACGACACG AATGATGCGGTCTTTTGTGGAGCGACGGTGGCACGTGTAGGGAATACTAGAGAAAAGACCGTTACCAACGATG GTGGGAAGAAAGGGTCTGGTGATGTGATTTGGACAGTTAAGACACACAACCATAACAGCAAAAAACCTTATATTGTTTTCACGTATACAACTCCTGATCATGGCGATCATCAAG GGAAACTTGAGGTCAGTGTGACGTATAAGCTGGTGGgagaaaacaaattgaaaatggTGATGGAAGCAAAGGCTAAAGAGAAAGCAACTCCGGTGAATTTAGTTCATCGTTCTTATTGGAATCTTGGTGGTCGTCGTCACAACGATGGAGACATCTACTCTGAAGAAATTCAGATTCTAGGTTCCGGTTATGCTCACCTCGACGACAATCTCACTCCAACCGGGAAAATCTTATCGGTTAAAGGAACACCGTACGACTTCCGCCAACTCCGACCTATTGAAGCCAACATGCTAAAGACAGg GTTTGGTATAAATTATTGTCTAGATGGCGTTGCAAATAAGATGAGAAAAGTCGTGGAGCTTGTGGACAAGAAATCAAAGATAAGAATGGAGTTATCTACGGACCAATCTGGTCTAAGGTTCTATACCGGAGGAAGGTCTACAAACAATAAAGGAAATAATGGATCGGTTCGTAAAGCTTACTCTGGTTTATGTCTGGAATCACATGCAATCAATTACAAGTATCTTCCTTTGCAAATGGTCGAACCGgggaaaaataattataagcaTACTATGCTTTTTAAGTTTTCGATTGTTCCCTAA
- the LOC104763834 gene encoding uncharacterized protein LOC104763834: protein MVNLKLSGLIVALVITLGWNIGEAAARDVKLVKLRDVKPETLKKLKGEENSELMKEESKANLLKEIEKAKKMLGELKTLKKTSSGDMKSELSSLMKSESLLNEISDSIKNGKYNANEANIFVEKESFFYRAWKENAYNSVVPEKEKEFMFTIKRIVKFLKKT, encoded by the coding sequence ATGGTAAACTTGAAACTGTCAGGCCTAATCGTGGCCCTAGTCATTACACTGGGATGGAACATCGGTGAAGCTGCAGCGAGAGACGTGAAGCTAGTGAAGCTCCGCGATGTCAAACCCGAAACTTTGAAAAAGttaaaaggagaagaaaatagTGAACTGATGAAAGAAGAGTCCAAAGCCAATCTTCTAAAGGAAATTGAGAAGGCGAAAAAAATGCTTGGAGAGTTGAAAACGTTGAAGAAGACATCAAGCGGTGATATGAAAAGTGAATTGAGCTCTTTGATGAAATCTGAATCGCTGCTTAATGAGATTTCAGATTCTATCAAGAACGGAAAGTACAACGCTAACGAAGCAAACATTTTCGTTGAAAAAGAATCATTTTTCTACAGAGCGTGGAAGGAGAATGCCTATAACTCAGTGGTTccggagaaagagaaagagttcaTGTTTACCATTAAACGCATTGTCAAGTTTCTCAAGAAAACTTAG
- the LOC104763835 gene encoding uncharacterized protein LOC104763835, with protein MAKISFLLFAMALIAFLHAYEARHLAKFDEAFVKEMHKAEAMIEEEVKAKRMNIQGLTSEVKTLSKSKVVLSELGTAHKKDMNLKPYEKKLKKISRVTTLKKAPAATKQKKPVSIIQSILKDFGLNGGKN; from the coding sequence ATGGCAAAGATCTCCTTCTTGCTTTTCGCTATGGCCCTTATCGCCTTTCTCCACGCTTACGAAGCTCGCCACCTGGCAAAATTCGATGAAGCATTTGTAAAAGAAATGCATAAAGCCGAGGCGATGATCGAGGAAGAGGTAAAGGCCAAGAGAATGAACATTCAAGGTTTGACATCTGAGGTGAAAACTTTGAGCAAATCCAAAGTCGTGTTGAGTGAACTTGGAACCGCTCACAAAAAGGATATGAACTTAAAGCCTTAcgaaaagaaactcaaaaagatCAGCAGGGTTACAACCCTTAAGAAAGCACCAGCTGCTACAAAACAGAAGAAGCCTGTATCCATCATCCAATCGATTTTGAAGGACTTCGGATTAAACGGAGGGAAAAATTGA
- the LOC104763836 gene encoding uncharacterized protein LOC104763836, whose protein sequence is MAKTSFVLLVVALIAFQHVSEARGPINVNEEVVENDLHQAKDLLEEDLKEKETNIKNLESEVTLLTDSEKTLIQLEDAYKSGKSIEHFGKELKKFNRKIKQAPEEVRYVSIIQSILKDLGLNKSKN, encoded by the coding sequence ATGGCAAAGACCTCCTTTGTGCTTCTCGTTGTCGCCCTTATTGCTTTTCAACATGTCTCTGAGGCTCGTGGTCCGATAAATGTTAACGAAGAAGTGGTTGAAAACGACTTGCACCAAGCCAAAGACTTGCTCGAAGAGgacttgaaagaaaaagaaacgaacATCAAGAACTTGGAAAGCGAGGTGACTTTGTTGACTGATTCGGAGAAGACGCTCATTCAGCTCGAAGATGCTTACAAAAGTGGTAAGAGTATTGAGCATTTCGGGAAAGAACTCAAGAAATTCAACAGGAAGATCAAGCAAGCGCCTGAGGAAGTGAGATACGTTTCCATAATCCAATCCATTTTGAAGGATTTGGGATTAAACAAAtcgaaaaactaa
- the LOC104763837 gene encoding homeobox-leucine zipper protein ATHB-20-like: MYVFDPNADADAGLRLEMAFPQHGFMFQQLHEDTSQDQLPSCPPHLFSGGGNYMMNRSMSLMNVQEDHNQTLDEENLSDDGAHTMLGEKKKRLQLEQVKALEKSFELGNKLEPERKIQLAKALGMQPRQIAIWFQNRRARWKTRQLERDYDSLKKQFESLKSDNDSLLAYNKKLLAEVMALKNKECNEANIIKREAEASWSNNGSTENSSDINLEMPREITTTHVNTIKDLFPSSIRSSAHRDNDDHHQNHEMVQEESLCNMFNGIDETTSAGYWAWSDPNHNHPHQFN, encoded by the exons atgtatgtGTTTGATCCAAACGCAGACGCAGACGCAGGATTGAGATTGGAGATGGCGTTTCCTCAACATGGTTTTATGTTCCAACAACTTCATGAAGACACTAGTCAAGATCAACTCCCTTCATGTCCTCCTCATCTTTTCAGTG GAGGAGGAAACTATATGATGAACAGATCCATGTCTTTAATGAACGTGCAAGAAGATCATAATCAAACCTTGGATGAGGAGAATCTATCAGACGATGGGGCGCATACTATGcttggagagaagaaaaagagactgCAACTAGAGCAAGTTAAGGCATTAGAGAAAAGCTTTGAGCTTGGGAACAAGCTGGAGCCAGAGAGGAAGATACAACTAGCTAAAGCATTAGGGATGCAACCGAGACAGATCGCGATTTGGTTTCAAAACAGGAGAGCTAGGTGGAAGACTAGACAGCTCGAGAGAGATTATGATTCACTCAAGAAACAGTTTGAGTCTCTTAAATCCGACAATGATTCTCTACTTGCCTACAACAAGAAACTCCTTGCTGAG GTGATGGCTTTAAAGAACAAAGAATGTAATGAAGCAAACATCATAAAGAGAGAAGCAGAAGCCTCTTGGAGCAACAATGGAAGCACAGAGAATAGTTCAGACATAAATCTGGAGATGCCTAGAGAGATCACTACAACACATGTGAACACGATCAAAGACCTTTTCCCTTCATCCATCCGATCATCTGCACATCGTGATAATGATGATCATCACCAGAACCATGAGATGGTTCAAGAAGAGAGCCTTTGTAACATGTTTAATGGCATTGATGAAACGACGTCGGCTGGTTATTGGGCATGGTCTGACCCAAACCACAACCATCCCCACCAGTTCAACTGA
- the LOC104763838 gene encoding binding partner of ACD11 1, with protein sequence MYPCGYVAEVTNLSPQATEKDVLSFFSHCGIVELVEITGYEGDALTAYVTFRDAYALDMAVLLSGAMIVDRTVSISMYGVYLHESNHLTPKEEDYSVTATRSDAFASSPGEVVTVAQQVVKTMLAKGYVLSTDAIGKARALDESQRFSSLVATKLAEISHYIGLTQNIQSSMEVVRSADEKYHFSEFTKSAVLVTGTAAVAAATITGKVAAAAATSVVNSRYFANGALWFSDALGRAAKAAAHMGGGGSS encoded by the exons atgtATCCTTGTGGTTACGTTGCTGAAGTCACCAACTTGTCTCCTCAAGCCACTGAGAAAGATGTTCTTAGTTTCTTTTCTCACTGTGGAATCGTCGAGCTCGTCGAGATCACCGG GTATGAAGGGGATGCGTTAACGGCTTATGTAACCTTCAGAGATGCGTATGCTCTGGATATGGCTGTCTTGCTTAGC GGAGCTATGATCGTTGATCGAACCGTTTCCATATCCATGTACGGTGTCTATTTACATGAATCTAACCATCTCacaccaaaagaagaagactataGTGTAACG GCCACTCGTTCGGATGCTTTTGCTTCATCACCTGGAGAAGTTGTAACCGTGGCTCAACAAGTTGTAAAGACAATGTTGGCTAAAGGCTACGTTCTAAGCACAGACGCCATCGGTAAAGCCAGAGCTTTGGATGAGTCTCAGAGATTCTCAAGCTTGGTAGCCACCAAATTGGCAGAGATCAGCCATTACATTGGCCTCACACAGAACATTCAGTCCAGTATGGAAGTCGTGAGATCAGCAGACGAGAAATATCATTTCTCGGAGTTCACAAAATCCGCGGTTCTCGTCACAGGAACGGCTGCCGTGGCCGCAGCCACCATTACAGGGAAAGTGGCTGCAGCTGCAGCGACTAGTGTGGTGAACAGTCGATACTTTGCTAATGGGGCTTTATGGTTCTCAGATGCTTTGGGCCGGGCTGCAAAAGCAGCGGCCCATATGGGTGGAGGAGGAAGCAGTTGA
- the LOC104763839 gene encoding pyruvate, phosphate dikinase regulatory protein 2, whose product MSQHGVSGNPEPKSEPPIATGSSSPKMKISPKLNRWSMGRALRSGCVKLDRPIRRTDNTHCRQATEANETEEDDKKTSAIDVEITAGKSIYLISDGTGWTAEHSVNAALGKFENYSVNRGSSVNTHLFSWVEDEEKLIEIINQAAKEGAMCFYTLANPLMAKSAKQACDQCGVLSVDILGPIIEGIASHLGVSPSGLTRGAPGTRVKTLNDAYFKRIEAIEFTIKQDDGTLPENLSKADIVLVGVSRTGKTPLSTYIAQKGYKVANVPFVMGVEPPRTLFDVEPRKVFALKIQLVVLQAIRRTRAKTLGVDTQAENNYSGIDPVRKELDFASRFFAENPGWAVIDVTNKAIEETAAVILRLYHDDRDSTTSVPCISQRY is encoded by the exons ATGAGCCAACACGGCGTCTCAGGCAATCCCGAACCTAAATCCGAACCTCCTATTGCGACAGGCTCGTCGAGTCCGAAGATGAAGATTAGTCCCAAATTGAATCGCTGGTCCATGGGCCGAGCTTTACGATCCGGTTGTGTTAAGCTCGACCGTCCAATTCGCCGTACCGATAACACGCATTGCCGTCAAGCAACGGAAGCCAATGAGACGGAGGAGGATGATAAGAAGACGTCGGCGATTGACGTTGAGATAACGGCGGGAAAGTCTATCTATTTGATTTCCGACGGGACAGGGTGGACGGCTGAGCACTCCGTTAACGCCGCTTTGGGGAAATTCGAAAATTACTCGGTGAATCGTGGGTCTTCTGTTAATACTCATCTCTTCTCTTGG GTTGAGGATGAGGAGAAGCTAATAGAGATTATTAACCAAGCGGCTAAGGAAGGAGCAATGTGTTTCTATACTTTAGCAAACCCTTTAATGGCTAAGTCCGCTAAACAAGCCTGCGATCAATGCGGTGTGCTTTCAGTTGATATCCTAGGACCAATCATCGAAGGCATTGCGTCTCATTTAGGTGTTTCTCCATCAGGTCTTACCCGTGGAGCACCTGGTACTAGGGTCAAGACTCTCAATGATGCATATTTCAAAAGGATTGAAGCCATTGAGTTTACTATTAAGCAAGATGATGGGACTTTACCCGAGAACTTAAGCAAGGCTGATATAGTTCTAGTTGGGGTTTCTCGGACAGGGAAGACGCCGTTGTCGACCTACATAGCTCAAAAGGGGTACAAAGTTGCGAACGTACCGTTTGTGATGGGTGTGGAACCACCCAGGACACTCTTTGATGTTGAACCGAGAAAGGTTTTTGCTTTGAAGATTCAGCTCGTTGTACTTCAAGCGATTAGGAGAACAAGGGCTAAAACTTTAGGCGTAGATACACAGGCAGAAAACAATTACTCAGGGATCGATCCTGTTCGGAAAGAACTGGATTTCGCGTCAAGGTTCTTTGCGGAAAACCCCGGATGGGCAGTGATAG ATGTGACCAATAAGGCGATTGAAGAAACCGCGGCTGTGATTTTGCGGCTGTACCATGATGATAGAGACAGTACTACTTCAGTACCGTGTATCTCACAACGTTACTAA
- the LOC104763840 gene encoding peroxidase 27-like, whose translation MAASKGLVVSCLFLVMLFAQATSQGLKVGFYSKTCPQVEGIVKKVVFEAMKKAPTLGAPLLRMFFHDCFVRGCDGSILLDKSNNQGEKSAVPNLSLRGFGIIDDSKAALEKVCPGIVSCSDVLALVARDAMVALEGPSWEVETGRRDGRVSNINEVNLPSPFDNITKLITDFRLNGLNEKDLVILSGGHTIGIGHCPLVTNRLYNFTGRGDSDPSLDSEYAAKLRQKCKPTDTTTALEMDPGSFKTFDVSYFTLVAKRRGLFQSDAALLDNSKTKAYVLQQLRTHGSMFFHDFGVSMVKMGRSGVLTGRAGEIRKMCRVPN comes from the exons ATGGCTGCTTCTAAGGGATTAGTTGTCTCTTGCTTGTTCTTAGTGATGTTGTTTGCTCAAGCCACTTCGCAAGGTTTGAAAGTAGGTTTCTACAGCAAAACATGCCCACAAGTCGAGGGTATTGTCAAAAAGGTCGTGTTCGAAGCAATGAAGAAAGCGCCTACTCTTGGTGCTCCTTTGCTTAGAATGTTCTTCCACGACTGCTTTGTTCGA GGATGTGACGGATCAATATTGTTAGATAAATCGAACAATCAAGGCGAGAAGAGTGCCGTTCCTAACCTAAGCCTTAGAGGGTTTGGCATCATAGACGATTCCAAGGCGGCTCTAGAAAAAGTGTGCCCGGGCATTGTTTCTTGCTCTGATGTCTTGGCACTTGTCGCTAGAGACGCAATGGTTGCA cTTGAAGGACCATCGTGGGAAGTTGAAACGGGAAGAAGAGACGGCAGGGTTTCTAATATCAACGAGGTCAACTTGCCATCGCCTTTTGATAACATCACCAAGCTTATCACAGATTTTCGCTTAAACGGCCTCAACGAGAAGGATCTAGTCATTCTTTCAG GTGGACACACTATTGGAATCGGACATTGTCCGCTAGTGACAAACCGGCTTTACAACTTCACCGGAAGAGGAGACAGCGACCCGAGTTTGGACTCGGAGTACGCAGCTAAACTCAGGCAGAAATGCAAGCCAACCGATACGACGACGGCTCTAGAGATGGATCCAGGAAGTTTCAAGACTTTTGACGTGAGCTACTTCACGCTAGTGGCTAAGAGAAGAGGACTTTTCCAATCGGATGCTGCTCTATTGGACAACTCCAAGACTAAGGCTTATGTCTTGCAGCAACTAAGAACTCATGGGTCAATGTTCTTTCATGACTTTGGTGTCTCTATGGTGAAAATGGGTCGGAGCGGAGTTCTTACGGGTCGTGCTGGGGAGATCCGTAAGATGTGTCGGGTTCCTAATTAA
- the LOC104767296 gene encoding uncharacterized protein LOC104767296: MKTNNCVFMASLLVTTLVLFVYPSLASKLEDNEKPLIDPDVDLGSPFARSPTSDVYNRHMSSKLSKEFIEYAMVCGQMMGEFRCNNEVLSEILQDKPASRYCCMKMMIYGEECHMALRELMFKIYKYKQFASKARPRIRQVWNRCYAEVGGLF; encoded by the coding sequence atgaaGACTAATAATTGTGTTTTCATGGCATCCCTTCTAGTCACCACGTTGGTATTGTTTGTTTATCCAAGTTTGGCTTCAAAACTTGAAGATAACGAGAAACCGTTGATAGATCCCGATGTTGATTTAGGTTCGCCGTTTGCGAGGTCCCCGACTTCGGATGTATACAATAGACACATGTCTAGTAAACTGTCAAAAGAATTTATAGAGTATGCCATGGTTTGCGGTCAAATGATGGGAGAGTTTAGATGTAACAATGAAGTCCTGTCTGAGATTCTTCAAGATAAACCAGCTTCGAGGTATTGTTGCATGAAAATGATGATCTACGGCGAAGAATGTCACATGGCTTTAAGGGAACTAATGTTTAAGATTTATAAGTACAAACAATTTGCTTCTAAAGCCCGTCCCCGGATTCGTCAAGTCTGGAACAGATGTTACGCTGAAGTTGGAGGTTTATTTTAA
- the LOC104763841 gene encoding uncharacterized protein LOC104763841: protein MKMNSCVFMASLLVITTLVLFAYPSLASKLEDNEEPLIDPNVDLDPFARSPTTDEYNRDKSRKLPKDFLEYALFCGQLMGESRCNDEVLSEILQDKPASRYCCMKMMIYGEECHIAFREFMFKVYKFKQFASKARPRIRQVWNRCYAEVGVGALYEKRWYEFWSCVLAK, encoded by the exons atgaaGATGAATAGTTGTGTTTTCATGGCATCTCTTCTAGTGATCACCACGTTGGTATTGTTTGCTTATCCAAGTTTGGCTTCAAAACTTGAAGATAACGAGGAACCGTTGATAGATCCCAATGTTGATTTAGATCCGTTTGCGAGGTCCCCGACTACGGATGAATACAATAGAGACAAGAGTCGTAAACTGCCAAAAGATTTTTTAGAGTATGCCCTGTTTTGCGGTCAATTGATGGGAGAATCTAGATGTAACGATGAAGTCCTGTCTGAGATTCTTCAAGATAAACCAGCTTCGAGGTATTGTTGCATGAAAATGATGATCTACGGCGAAGAATGTCACATAGCTTTTAGGGAATTTATGTTTAAGGTTTATAAGTTCAAACAATTTGCTTCTAAAGCCCGTCCCCGGATTCGTCAGGTCTGGAACAGATGTTATGCTGAAGttggag TTGGAGCTCTGTACGAGAAGAGGTGGTATGAATTCTGGAGTTGCGTTCTCGCCAAATGA
- the LOC104763843 gene encoding starch synthase 2, chloroplastic/amyloplastic-like, with protein sequence MASVAESSFPLLCQIKTHRRVTSSSSSSSSTLRNSGLLRVSYPDGSLSFRGRSFVLRHRWKCVRRVEATSSSDSSEPTGGDEPEDALQATIEKSKKVLAMQRNLLQQIAERRKLVSSIKESTSNLDDGKGYGSSVNANADTTMKEKMDGDGNGSVSASSYGKSSLNKEPEPEHKTLSPNSTESLKKSKQGSVSVRSSSPVTSPEKPSSVAAYGKPWSSVVASSLDPPSSTITSSEKTSDPVASPGKPSNSRAGAFWSDPLPSYLTKAPETSSIETEEYMEKREEKTHVEASSETNEPGKDEEMPPPLAGANVMNVILVAAECAPFSKTGGLGDVAGALPKALARRGHRVMVVVPRYAEYAEAKDLGVRKRYKVAGQDMEVMYFHAYIDGVDFVFIDSPVFRHLSNNIYGGNRLDILKRMVLFCKAAVEVPWYVPCGGVCYGDGNLAFIANDWHTALLPVYLKAYYRDHGMMKYTRSVLVIHNIAHQGRGPVDDFSCVDLPGHYLDTFKLYDPVGGEHFNIFAAGLKAADRVLTVSHGYSWEVKTLEGGWGLHNIINENDWKFRGIVNGIDTKEWNPEFDTHLHSDDYTNYSVETLGIGKPQCKAALQRELGLPIRPDVPLIGFIGRLDHQKGVDLIAEAVPWMMSQDVQLVMLGTGRPDLEEVLRQMEHQYRDKARGWVGFSVKTAHRITAGADILLMPSRFEPCGLNQLYAMNYGTIPVVHAVGGLRDTVQQFDPYSETGLGWTFDSAEAGKLIHALGNCLLTYREYKQSWEGLQRRGMTQDLSWDNAAEKYEEVLVAAKYQW encoded by the exons ATGGCATCAGTTGCCGAGAGCTCTTTTCCCCTTCTGTGTCAAATCAAGACTCACCGTCGagtcacttcttcttcttcttcttcttcttctacgctGAGGAACTCGGGTCTCCTCCGAGTTTCTTACCCTGATGGGTCGCTTTCCTTTCGTGGTCGGAGCTTCGTTCTTAGACATCGATGGAAGTGTGTGAGGCGCGTTGAGGCCACTAGCAGCTCTGATTCTTCTGAACCTACCGGTGGAGATGAGCCAGAGGATGCGCTTCAGGCTACCATTGAGAAGAGCAAGAAAGTTCTTGCTAtgcaaaggaaccttcttcaGCAG ATTGCTGAAAGGAGGAAGCTGGTCTCATCTATAAAAGAGAGCACATCTAACTTGGATGATGGGAAAGGTTATGGTTCTTCTGTGAATGCAAATGCGGATACTACAATGAAAGAGAAGATGGATGGAGACGGAAACGGTAGTGTCAGCGCAAGCAGTTATGGCAAGTCATCTTTGAACAAAGAACCAGAACCAGAACATAAGACTTTATCTCCCAATAGTACTGAATCCCTGAAGAAAAGCAAACAAGGCTCAGTGTCTGTTAGATCTTCTTCCCCTGTAACCTCTCCTGAGAAACCATCCAGTGTAGCCGCTTATGGGAAACCTTGGTCTAGCGTAGTAGCCTCTAGTCTAGATCCTCCTTCTTCTACTATTACATCTTCTGAGAAGACTTCTGATCCCGTAGCTTCTCCTGGAAAGCCGAGTAATTCTCGCGCTGGTGCATTTTGGTCAGACCCACTACCCTCTTACCTGACTAAAGCTCCTGAAACATCAAGTATAGAGACCGAGGAGTACAtggaaaaaagagaggaaaaaacaCATGTAGAAGCTAGTAGCGAAACTAATGAACCTGGGAAGGACGAAGAGATGCCGCCTCCACTGGCTGGAGCAAATGTCATGAATGTCATATTGGTAGCAGCAGAGTGTGCTCCATTTTCAAAAACAG GTGGCCTTGGAGATGTAGCtggtgctttgccaaaagctttgGCTCGGCGTGGACATAGGGTTATG GTTGTGGTTCCTCGGTATGCAGAGTATGCGGAAGCCAAAGATTTAGGGGTGCGGAAGAGGTATAAGGTGGCCGGGCAG GACATGGAAGTAATGTACTTCCACGCGTATATAGAtggtgttgattttgttttcattgataGCCCTGTCTTCCGGCATCTGAGTAATAACATTTACGGTGGAAACCGACTT GATATCTTGAAGCGAATGGTTTTATTTTGCAAGGCTGCTGTTGAG gttCCGTGGTATGTTCCTTGTGGAGGTGTGTGTTATGGAGATGGAAATTTGGCTTTTATAGCAAATGATTGGCACACTGCGTTGCTACCAGTTTACCTGAAAGCTTATTACCGAGATCACGGAATGATGAAATACACACGATCTGTTCTTGTAATCCATAACATTGCTCATCAG GGTCGGGGACCAGTAGATGATTTCTCATGCGTGGATTTACCGGGGCATTACTTGGATACCTTCAAGTTATATGACCCCGTAGGAGGTGAGCACTTCAACATTTTCGCGGCTGGTCTAAAAGCTGCGGATAGAGTTCTCACTGTTAGCCATGGATATTCCTGGGAGGTTAAGACCTTAGAAGGTGGTTGGGGTCTGCATAACATCATAAATGAAAACGACTGGAAGTTTAGAGGAATCGTGAACGGTATTGATACAAAAGAATGGAACCCTGAATTTGATACTCACTTGCACTCTGATGATTATACCAACTATTCCGTGGAGACACTTGGCATTGGTAAACCTCAATGCAAAGCTGCATTACAGAGAGAGCTTGGTTTGCCTATTCGACCTGATGTTCCGCTGATCGGTTTTATTGGAAGATTGGATCACCAGAAAGGTGTTGATTTGATAGCTGAGGCAGTTCCATGGATGATGAGTCAGGATGTTCAGCTGGTTATGTTAGGCACAGGGCGACCGGATCTTGAAGAGGTCCTCAGACAAATGGAGCATCAATACCGAGATAAAGCACGGGGATGGGTTGGGTTCTCGGTTAAGACAGCTCACAGAATAACAGCTGGTGCAGACATATTGCTGATGCCTTCGAGATTCGAACCATGCGGTCTTAACCAGCTTTACGCAATGAACTATGGAACCATTCCCGTGGTCCATGCTGTGGGAGGGTTGAGAGATACAGTTCAACAGTTTGACCCGTATAGTGAAACTGGTCTTGGTTGGACATTTGATAGTGCGGAAGCAGGTAAGCTGATACATGCCTTAGGAAACTGTTTGTTGACGTATAGAGAGTATAAACAGAGTTGGGAAGGGCTTCAGAGAAGAGGAATGACACAAGATTTGAGCTGGGATAATGCTGCAGAGAAGTACGAAGAAGTTCTTGTCGCTGCTAAATATCAATGGTGA